A portion of the Parasteatoda tepidariorum isolate YZ-2023 chromosome 5, CAS_Ptep_4.0, whole genome shotgun sequence genome contains these proteins:
- the LOC139425600 gene encoding uncharacterized protein, producing MQDTGIHEVNLVVCHNFNGCETKFKNENEFCEWLFRDNHYGYTVIAHYGKGFDFQFLAKNCFKNHIKVFTIYQGNKLIYMKAGGYNIRFIDSINFTMCPLKKFPKTFGLNELAKGYFPHLFNKEKNQKYVGKYPKKYYYGYNYMIEEERKNFDKWYESVKDETFDFKKEFIKYCRSDVDILRKGCLELRRLFLQILNVDPFKYVTLAGLCMTIFRDKFLKRNTIAIDDDVIQKDQYSKKSIAWLDYISQKENINIQHALNGKEKKLKLGKKYYKVDGFYDNTVFQFQGCFWHGCPKCFTKT from the coding sequence ATGCAAGATACAGGAATTCATGAAGTTAATCTTGTTGTATGTCATAATTTTAATGGATGTGAAACAAAATTCAAGAATGAAAATGAGTTTTGTGAATGGTTATTTAGAGATAATCATTATGGATATACAGTTATAGCTCATTATGGAAAAGgatttgattttcaatttttagctaaaaattgtttcaaaaatcatattaaagtatttacaatttaccaaggaaataaactaatatatatgAAAGCTGGTGGTTATAATATAAGATTTATTGATTCGATTAATTTTACAATGTGtccacttaaaaaatttcccaaaaCATTTGGTTTAAATGAATTAGCAAAAGGTTATTTTCCtcatctttttaataaagaaaaaaatcagaaatatgtaggtaaatatccaaaaaaatattactatggatataattatatgattgaagaagaaaggaaaaactttgataaatgGTATGAATCTGTGAAAGATGAAacgtttgattttaaaaaagaattcataaaatattgcagGTCTGATGTAGATATTTTGAGAAAAGGTTGTTTGGAATTGAgaagattatttttacaaattttgaatgttgatccttttaaatatgtaactttAGCTGGTTTATGTATGACAATTTTTAGAGATAAATTCTTGAAAAGGAATACAATTGCCATAGATGATGATGTAATTCAAAAGGatcaatatagtaaaaaatcaaTTGCTTGGTTAGATTATAtatctcaaaaagaaaatattaatatacaacATGCTTTGAAtggtaaagagaaaaaattaaaattaggtaaaaaatattataaggttGATGGATTTTATGATAATACAGTATTTCAATTTCAAGGATGTTTTTGGCATGGATGTCCTAAATGTTTcactaaaacataa
- the LOC139425670 gene encoding uncharacterized protein has translation MKQTEYVMEIEDFYRVILDDTIKDLNMVFLNDDCVEMTYKMKDKYEKNNFNTNVYIAAFTTSSARIRLYEMLDRLDNKVLYYDTDSIVYIDDGTNKIETGCMLGEWTDELENDKYIKSWIASKDYGYILNDNSVHGKVKGFKMSYQTETVLDFDNRMKIITGETDCLDVEINQFKIEKDRNISSIKTNKRHTFGFDKRRILGSYDTVPFGY, from the coding sequence atgaaacaaaCTGAATATGTGATGgaaattgaagatttttataGAGTTATTTTGGATGATACTATAAAGGATCTCAATATGGTATTCTTAAACGATGACTGCGTTGAAATGacttataaaatgaaagataaatatgagaaaaataacttcaatacAAATGTATATATTGCAGCTTTTACAACAAGTTCTGCTAGAATTAGACTGTATGAAATGTTAGATAGATTAGataataaagtattatattatgATACAGATAGTATAGTGTATATAGATGATGGAaccaataaaattgaaactggTTGTATGTTAGGTGAATGGACTGATGAATTAGagaatgataaatatataaaatcttgGATTGCTAGTAAAGATTATGGCTATATATTGAATGATAATTCTGTACATGGAAAAGTTAAAGGATTTAAAATGTCATATCAAACTGAAACAGTATTAGATTTTGataatagaatgaaaataataactggTGAAACTGATTGTTTAGACGTAgaaatcaatcaatttaaaatcgaaaaagatagaaatatttcaagtattaaaacaaataaaaggcATACATTCGGATTTGATAAACGTAGAATTTTAGGTAGTTATGATACTGTACCCTttggatattaa